In Acidobacteriota bacterium, the DNA window TCCGCGACCGACCGAGACGAAGTGCTCGACAACCGTTGCGATGCGGTCGTATAGGAGCGCGCCCACTTCAGCAATCTCCTCGGCCCGCTCAGCCACCTGGTGTTGCTTCCACCCGAAGGCAATTGCCCGAAGCAGCGGAATCAGCACGAGCGGCCCCGCGAGCATTACGTCCCGCTTCGCGGCGTCCTCGACAATCGTGAAGTCTGAGCTCAGTACTTCGTGCAGGGCCGACTCCACGGGCACATACATGACGACGAAGTCGGGACTGGGAACTACCGCTATCCCGTAGGCCTTGGCACTAAGCTGCACGACGTGCTGTCGCGTTGCTGCGGCGTGTTGCCCCAGGAGTGCCGCGCGCACTTCGTCATCGTCCGTCGCACAGGCGTCCAAGAACGCCTGCATTGGCGTTTTGGCGTCAATGACCACGTTGCCGCCACCGGGCAGGTGAATGATGACGTCGGGGATGAGGCGGCCCCCCTCTGTGTCGATACCTTGCTGCCAAGAATAGTGCTCGCCCTCAACGAGCCCGGCAGACTCCAGAGTGCGGCGCAGCTGAAGTTCACCCCAGCGCCCTCTGGTACCAGAGTGCTTCAGCGCCCGCGAGAGCTGCGAGGTCTCCTTTTGGAGCGCAGGCACGAGTGTCGCAACCTGCTGGACCTGCGCAATGATCGCCGTCCGGGTCTCGACACGGTTCTGTTCGGCTAGTTGGACGTCGCCCTGGAGCTTCTGGAGCAGTGCGGAAACGGGTCCAATCACGTCCTGAATGGCCTTCTGCTTCTGTTCGAAATCAGCCGAAGCCAGATGCTGAAGGTTCCCGAGCCGAGCCTGAGCCAAGGTCATGAACGCCTCATTGTTGGCGCTGAGGGCATCTGACGCCGTTGCCTTGACGGCGGCCTTGAAGTGGTCCTCCGCCTCAAGATACGCGTGCATCCGCTGTTCGTGCGCTTTGCGCTCCTGTTCGATCACCGTGTTAAGGCGAGCGTTGTCGACTTCGAGCGATGCGATCGCAGTCCGATGAGCGTCTCGAACCCCTTCGATCTCTGCGACCCTTGCCTTCAAGCTGTCGATCTCCTCGTCTCGCGCGGCAGCAAGGCTTCGGTCTGATTCCCGCAGGGTCTCGACTCGAACG includes these proteins:
- the rmuC gene encoding DNA recombination protein RmuC, producing MSMSISLWYPALLLVAALVGWFLASKRAVTLGAVVASDFERTRSDFEAKLNELRQLLVAREAELTTSRGLLDELRIKAAVASEQHVRVETLRESDRSLAAARDEEIDSLKARVAEIEGVRDAHRTAIASLEVDNARLNTVIEQERKAHEQRMHAYLEAEDHFKAAVKATASDALSANNEAFMTLAQARLGNLQHLASADFEQKQKAIQDVIGPVSALLQKLQGDVQLAEQNRVETRTAIIAQVQQVATLVPALQKETSQLSRALKHSGTRGRWGELQLRRTLESAGLVEGEHYSWQQGIDTEGGRLIPDVIIHLPGGGNVVIDAKTPMQAFLDACATDDDEVRAALLGQHAAATRQHVVQLSAKAYGIAVVPSPDFVVMYVPVESALHEVLSSDFTIVEDAAKRDVMLAGPLVLIPLLRAIAFGWKQHQVAERAEEIAEVGALLYDRIATVVEHFVSVGRGLDRTVEAYNSSVASFEGRLTPSARELKALHVKTTKVLKPLAPVDHRTRVLTIAEAPLARTNGQEAVVTPGLEVGEAQAASDSTDAVDGRTH